The following proteins are co-located in the ANME-2 cluster archaeon genome:
- a CDS encoding ATP-binding cassette domain-containing protein, with the protein ILGIVGESGSGKSTIVRCLYFDMEPTCGEAYLRCFGDENIFQISSQKKQTCAASVMRISSR; encoded by the coding sequence AGATATTGGGAATTGTTGGCGAGAGCGGCTCGGGCAAGAGCACGATCGTCCGCTGCCTGTACTTTGATATGGAGCCGACCTGCGGGGAGGCATACCTGCGCTGCTTCGGTGATGAGAATATCTTCCAGATAAGTTCCCAAAAAAAGCAGACCTGCGCTGCTTCGGTGATGAGAATATCTTCCAGATAA